GTTTGCTCCGGCGGAAGCGAAACGGTTGAGTGACCGTCTTGAAATCCATCATACGCCGAAGCACGGGAGCCGGCTGAATATATCCGAAATCGAGTTGAGTGTGCTGAAACGGCAATGTTTCCCGAGACGGATGGATAACAAAGCAGAACCGGAGCAAGCCGTAGCGGCATGGAACACCGCCAGAAATAATCGCCAGACGCCTGTCGACTGGCAGTTTAAAACCGCCGGCGCTCGAATCAAACTCAAAAAATTATATCCGAAT
This genomic window from Kiritimatiellales bacterium contains:
- a CDS encoding transposase; this encodes MDDEYVRNGVAGIFIDVEPPAGKRHVKITDHCGKTGWAQFIQELLAERYAEAEKVLPVMDQLNTHATSSLYATFAPAEAKRLSDRLEIHHTPKHGSRLNISEIELSVLKRQCFPRRMDNKAEPEQAVAAWNTARNNRQTPVDWQFKTAGARIKLKKLYPNI